From Paenibacillus physcomitrellae, the proteins below share one genomic window:
- a CDS encoding DUF2273 domain-containing protein, with the protein MFWKELWTSYKGRLLGVAAAVFLIIIYLISGFWNMMFCALILFIGYTAGKYKDLDQGSLIPWKEIRDWLFSKWRPFR; encoded by the coding sequence ATGTTTTGGAAAGAATTGTGGACCAGCTATAAGGGACGTTTGCTGGGAGTCGCGGCCGCTGTATTTTTGATCATTATTTATTTAATATCCGGTTTTTGGAACATGATGTTTTGTGCTCTGATCCTGTTCATCGGCTACACGGCCGGGAAATACAAGGATCTAGATCAAGGCTCTTTGATACCATGGAAGGAAATAAGGGACTGGCTGTTTAGCAAGTGGCGTCCTTTCCGATAA
- the nusB gene encoding transcription antitermination factor NusB gives MKKRLTRELAVQSLYQMEMNEVGAQEAVMMLLVEASEDNESGVGSVGNPDEAREQIMELVAGVIEHKTAIDGMLEQYLKNWQISRLSRVDREVLRLAAYEMIFRDDVPAKVAVNEAIELSKHFGTEESGKFVNGVLGKMIQDLDKLKNL, from the coding sequence GTGAAAAAGCGTTTAACAAGGGAACTTGCGGTGCAGAGCCTGTACCAGATGGAAATGAATGAAGTGGGAGCCCAGGAGGCGGTTATGATGCTGCTGGTTGAAGCTTCGGAAGATAACGAAAGCGGCGTTGGAAGCGTTGGTAACCCGGATGAAGCAAGAGAGCAGATTATGGAGCTTGTTGCCGGTGTTATCGAACATAAAACTGCAATCGACGGGATGCTGGAGCAATATTTGAAGAACTGGCAGATCAGCCGATTGTCGCGGGTGGACCGCGAGGTGCTTCGCCTGGCCGCTTACGAAATGATCTTCCGTGACGATGTTCCAGCCAAGGTAGCCGTCAACGAAGCGATCGAGCTGTCCAAACATTTTGGCACTGAGGAGTCCGGCAAGTTTGTCAATGGCGTGCTCGGCAAGATGATCCAAGATTTAGACAAGCTTAAAAACTTATAA
- the amaP gene encoding alkaline shock response membrane anchor protein AmaP produces the protein MAKILDRVLLFIYSLSIGIISVIAILLLTNAVPVSLNSQDQNTLYLVVLIVAVLLFLFSLRFFYISIRRDRSSLPSIDQRTEFGDIQISVETIENLSYKAASRVRGVRDVKTRIRVSESGLEINVRALVDGETAIPPLTEEVQKQVHDQVEEITGIPVSYVSVYIANLVQSPVIKSRVE, from the coding sequence GTGGCAAAGATTTTAGACAGGGTTTTGCTTTTTATATATAGCCTGAGCATCGGCATTATCAGTGTAATTGCAATCCTCCTTTTAACGAATGCCGTTCCGGTCTCTTTGAATTCGCAGGATCAAAATACGCTTTATCTGGTTGTCTTGATAGTGGCGGTTCTTCTATTCCTGTTCAGCCTCCGTTTCTTCTATATTTCAATCCGCAGGGATCGTTCCTCGCTGCCGTCGATCGATCAAAGAACCGAATTTGGCGATATTCAGATTTCGGTAGAGACGATTGAGAATCTTTCGTATAAAGCCGCTTCGCGGGTTCGTGGAGTCCGTGATGTGAAGACAAGAATCCGGGTTTCCGAATCCGGCCTTGAAATCAACGTTCGCGCGCTTGTGGACGGTGAAACAGCGATACCGCCCCTTACGGAAGAAGTGCAGAAGCAGGTTCATGATCAAGTGGAGGAAATTACCGGGATTCCGGTTTCTTATGTCTCCGTATATATTGCCAACTTGGTGCAATCTCCGGTGATAAAGAGCCGAGTGGAATAG